TTACGGGCCAAGCTATGGCAGGAAAGCACCGTGTAAATGTAGCCGTACAGCAGCCGCTCGTTTTCGCCCCGCCATAGCACCTGCTGCACCCGGGTGGTGGCATCCACCACCACAAAGCGGTCGTTTTCCTCGGCGTTATAGGCGGGGTTATCCCGCCAGGAACCGTCGGGAGCTTGCATCCGGTCGGAGAGGGTGAGGGTGAGGGTCTTGTGCTCCCAGATCCCCTCTTCCCCTACTTCCCGCTGGCTGGAGAGCCCGGAAATGTGCCCCAACACCGTCAGCGGTGCGCGGTAGCGCACCGTAAAAGCCGCTCCCACGGGGGGAGACAGGGTGGGAAACACGATGCGCCCGGCCTCGAGCTGGAAGGGGTAGACGGTTCCCTGCTCGTCCCGCACCTCGAGGATGTCTTCGGCCTTGACGTGCTTGTAGCGCAGCACCGGGGGGCGCCGGATCGAGCCCATGTAAAACCGTTCGCTCCATTCCTCGAGCGGGGGAGACTGCCAGGTGAAGCCATATCCCGCGCACACCGGACAGTTTTTGCTCGGTGAGCCGGTTTGCCGGTCGCGGCAGGGACAGATGGCGGCGGGCAGGTAGAGCAGGGTCCAGGCTTGCTGGCCCGAAAGCAGTTCACGAAAACGCCGGTTGTCAAATCCTAGTGTGTTCACCGTGAACCCCTACACGCTCAACAGCCTCGAGCCCTTGCGCGATTGGAAGAAGCTCCCCAAGAAGTCCTCTTCCTGGGCCTTGAGTTCATCGGCCAGCGCGCTATATAGATGCTTCCCGGCGGATACCGGGTAGCCCCGGCTCTGGCTGAGCCCGTCCACCGATACCGATTCCGAGGAAATGTAGCCCTGAGCCATCATGGTCAGCATAGGCAGGGCTTTTTGCGCCGCCCGCAAGGCGATGGCGTGGGCCAGGTCGGGCTGCTCGGTGAGGATATCGGTGTACCCCGCGATATAGGCGATGCGCCAACCCTGCACCACGCTGCGGCTTCCGGCCAGCAACCCCGCCGCGTAGCTCGCTAAATTAGCCTGGGCGAGCAAGGTGCTGCCGGGAAACAACCGCAGGTTGAAGCGGTGGGGGGTGGGCTGGTACCACTGCGGGCTGAACTCGAGGATCTGTGCCCCGTTGGCCCCGTAGCCTATCCCCACGTAGAGGATCTCCCGGGTCGGGCCATACGGTAGCCGCAAGATGCTCCAGCGGTCGCCTTGCCAGGCCCGCGCCTCGTAGTCCGGGCCGGGCCGGTCGATGCGCTCCGGGGGGGTGCTGGGGATGCGCCCCTCCGGCACCCGCCCCAGCACCACCCGGGTGGGCCGGTAGAGCACCCCGAACTTGCGGGTGTAGTCCGCTTCGGCCTGGGCGATATACCCCGCCAGGACCGCGGGGTCGAGCGGCCTACCCGCGCTGTCCTCGAGGGGGATACCCTGCAGAATGTAGTTCTGCAGATAGGCCGGGGTGAGGGTGCTCCGTGGGGTCATGGCCTACGCCGTGGCTTGTTGGTATAGCTCAAACAGTTCGGCCTTGGGGGCGGAGGGGTTATAGACCACCCGCAGTAAGGTCAGGGCCTTCTTGAGTTCGTCGTAGGGGATCTTCTTGAGGTCGCCGCTAGCCCCCTGGACTTTCTGGGCGAACTCCGCCAAAAAAGCCGCTTCCGGCTGTTGGGCGCTTTCGGTTTCGCTGGGGGTCCCGGCAGCTTTCTCGTAGGCGGCTAATAGCTCTTCCCGGGTGGCATCGGGGCGGGCGGGCTGGCCTAGCTCATACAGGGCCCGCTTGAGTTCGTCAGCGGGGATGCTGGCCTTGTCGCTAGCCGCCTCATAGCGCTTGCGGAACTCGAGCAAGTAGGCCTGGGAGGGGTCGGTGGGGGGCTTGGCCTCGGCGGCCAGGCGGGCTTTTTCTTTGGCTACGATCTCGTCGAGCGAAGGGGGGGGTGGGGTAGGCTGCCAGTCGATCCAGCGCCGTTCTGCGATGTCCCACACCCGCCAATCCTCCGGGGAGGCATCCACAAACATCTGCACGCGGGCGCGGTCAATCGGCTCCGACAGCAGCGCACCGGCCTTGTCCGAGTAGCCAAAGCGCACCCCATTCACTTTCGCCGGCAGCCCGCGCCGGTGGGCGTCCTCAAGGTGTAATTGTTTTCCTGGAACCGGGGAAACCTGATAATCCATGAGCTTTCTCCTTTCGGAGAGGCAGACCGGCCTCATCCACAACTCAATGTCGGGGATGGAGGGGGTCAGAAATAAAAGCGCCCCCGGAAGGCTCCGGGGGCGAAACCTCTAGGGGCTAGAACGGCTTCCAGGCCGCGGTCTTGGGCAGGTAGCCCTTCACCACGAAGTGGCTGCGGGGGATGCCCACCAGCGGGGCGCCGAACATCAGCACCGCCCAGGGGTAGATGGCCTGATCGGTGGGGTAGAGGGGGAAGGTGGTGAGGTCCATCAGTTGGCGCCAGGCCAGGGTAGCCTCATCCTCGAGGTTGAGCAAATAGACGTCGGTGGTGCCGGGGATGTCCTCGTTGGCGTCGTAGAAGGTTACGGGACTGGCCCCGTCGGCGGGGATGCGCTTGACTTTGCGCAGGTCGGAAGGCTGGGGGAAGAAAACGGGGTTGCGCTTAGAGCGGTAGACCACGTAGCCGGTGATGCTCCCCTGTGCGGGCGGGGTAATCGTTAGCTGGGCGATGCCGCCCTGAGGGATGGTCACCGCCTCGATGCCGCTGATGGGGCCCTCCCCGCCCTCGCCAATGCAGGCCACGGCGTAGTAGTAGGTCCCGGCCCGGTCGGCGGTGTTGAACCGCGAAACAATCCCGCTGGGCAAGGGCGTAGGGCCTACCGCAGTGACGGCCAGGGTGGGATAGGTGGGGGCCGAGGCGGGGATGCTGAGGTCCTGCAACGCCAGCCGCACGCCGATGGGGGTGGTCAGGTAATCGGCGTCGCCAAACTCGATGAACTGGTCCTGGTTGAGGGCCACTACCCCGTCCCCGAATCCGGTTTTGATCGCCTCTACCGGCGCCCCGTAGCTGATGGCGACGGGGTTGTTGCGGTCGAGGGAGACACGCCATTGCGGGGCCAGGTGGTTGTTGAGGTCGAGTTGGAGCGCGTTGGAAACGAAGGCGTCGGTGATGCGGTTGAACCCGCCCGCGAAGCCCACCGCCTTGGAAGAAGCCTCCATGATCTTCTGGAACAGCTCCTCGGTGTCGGAGGAACCGTTGAGGTCAAAAATGTTCTGCGGGCGCTGCTTCTCTAGGGTGGCCTTGATCCCGTCGTACTCGTAGGGGTTTACGCTCTCATCGCCGTTGAACAGGCCCCACTCAACGGTAGACAGCAGGGAGAGGGTAGCCGCCTCGTTGTGCTGCGCCTTGAGATCGTTGACGATGGTTTCCTGCTGGGCGGCCACCATGCTGATGCCGGTGCGCTCCATGAGGTACTTGATGCGCAGCACGCCGCGGTTGTACTGGGGAATCCCGCCGCGGATGGTGCTCATCTCCCCGTGGAAGCTCGAGCCGATATCGCGGCCCAGGCCGGAGAGGGTGGCCCATTCGGTGATGGAGCTGCCGGTGTTCTTGCTCTTCAGGCGGTTGAACAGCTTGAACTCTTTCTTGCGCACCACAATCGAGCGCAAGAGGGTTTCGAGCGATTCGGGGCGGATCGCCGGTACGCCGGTGAGGCCCGCCTTGAAGTCCAGCGCGTGGGGGTCTCCGGCGGTCTGCACCGCCTTCATGAACTGCTGCCACTGATCAACGGTTGCCAGTTGGCCGGGGAACATCCCTGCGAGCGGGCCCTGATAGCCGCCGAAGGATGCGAGGGGGGTGAGTGGATTCATGCTTACGCTCCTTTCATGGCAGACAGTCCAAGGGCTTCAAGTTGCCGGGGGCTGAACTTGGTGAGCACTTCCTGAATGCTCCCCGCGTTGGCGTAGTGGTTGAGCCGGGCCATATCGGAAACCGAAAACAGCGCGGTATTTCCTTCGGCCTTGGCGATGATCTCGGTCCAATTGATCGCGGGCGCGGCTTTGGCGATGGGCTGGCCCTGGGTGAAGCTGGCCTTGGGCTTGCGGGGCTGTTTGAGGAAGCGTTCGAGAGTGCTTACCCGCTGTTCCAGGCCCTCTATGCCGCCGAGCTTTTTGCCGATCTCCTCGAGCATCCCTCCGAGTTCCACCACGGCTTTGGCGAGCAGGGTGCTTTGCTCCTTGAGCGAGGCTAGATCGCGGGAGCTATCCTCGAGGGCTTCGGAGATGGCCTTGACGATGGGGGTAGCATCCACGTCCTCGTCCTGGTCCTCATCGTCCCGGTCCTTATCGGCCTCTTCCTTATCCTTGTCCTCGTCCTCGAGGTCGTCGTAGTCGGAAAAGTCCATCTCGAGGTCGTCGTCCTCGACCTTTTGGGCTTTGGCGAAGGTTTCGCCGCCCGCGGGCTCGAGGAGTTCACGAAGTGCGGCCAAGCCGCGCTTGGGGGTGTTCATGCTCTCCTCCTCATGCTATTAGCCTTGGCGGGGGCGGGGGTCAGAAAAACCCCCGAGGGTAATCCTCGGGGGTTTTTCCTTTCTGCCACCCCTACGGGTGCAGCGCGTTCAGCGCGCGGGCGATGCCTGCTATCTCCCAAACTCGCCAATTGATCCGAACCGTATTCCCGTGCGCATCGTAGCCAGCGTCGGGGAGGCCTTCCTCCACCCGCCAGAACAATGCCTCACCGGTGCGCGGGTTCACGGCGACCAGAATGTCGTGTGGGGAGATGTCGTCTCCATCGGGGTGGTAGTCGATCAAAACAAAATCTGCGTGGCAACCACGCAGCCCCTCGGAGACCACCGTACCAGCGTCCGACAGCGAAATATGGAAGTTCTCATTTGTCATAGTTCTCCGTAGGTTATCAGCCCACATACACCTCCGTAGGTTATCAGCCTACATATTCAGCCTAACTACGTTATAGGCGAATTGTCTATAAACACGTGTTTACAATTGCTAACGCAACAGCCGGTGCAACTCTTCCCCTAACCACTTAGCGCATTGGGCGGCTTCGGCCTTGCTCATCCCACATTTGGCAAACGCATCGGTCACGTCGCCCAGATCTCCGGGAATCTCCCGACGCAGGATCCGCCCAAGCACCCGTTTTTTATGCCGCCGGTAGAGGTTGCGCAAGGGGGCTCCCTCGAGGCTTTCCCGCCGCAGCGCGCTAAGGCCCTGGAGCTTGGCTTTGCCCTCCAGCCCGCTGACCGCCGCCGTGCTGGCAACAGCCTTGGCGAAGGTGGCTAGCGACATTGCGGCTACCTTGCCCACTACCCTCACCCCCGATGCGGGCATCACGGCCTTAGCCACCACCTCCTGAAAGGGCCCGATGGGGGTGGTGCTGATCGCGGGAAGTCCGGGGTTTTGCACCCGGGGCGCAAACCCCACGCTGTACCACTCCACCGGCCCCTTGAACACCTTCACCCGCTGGCCCTTGCGGATCTCCACCTCAGCCCCCTTGGCGCTTCCTAACACCGAGGGGAACCAGCGCATGGGGGGGCGCAGCGCGGTGAGGGAATGCCAGAATAGATTGGCCCACCAGCCTGAGGTATAAGGTGTCTGCGCTTCGGCTGAGGTGGGGTTGAATATCTCCCCTAGCACGTAGATGGCTGACCCGTCCCGCTTCACGTCAATGGGGTTGCCGATGATATATGAGGGGTCCTGCTTGAGAAAGCTGAAATGCCAGATATCCAGCGACCCCTGTTCCTTGAGCAGATTGCGGCTGTCCCATAGGGCATCAGTGGAGACCACCTCCCCCTCGCGGTCCACATAGGCATCGTTGGCGGCCTCAAAATATACCGCCCGCTGCCCCGCGCTGGTCGGGGCGGCCTGTACGTCCTGGGGTAGGGCGATGCTGAGGTGTTCAACCTCAGGGGGAAGGACCAGTAAGCTCATGGCTTCAGGCTAGGGTCGCCGTGGGGTCAAGGTACTTGACATGATGTGATCACTAAGTAATACTGTAAGCGTGAAATACATGAGCAGAAATCATACCCGTGGTGAACGTGAAATATCCGATTACATTGGTAATTCAATACAGATTCAATGTGATAACAAAAGGAATACGCAACAGGGCACTACGGGCGGCTACCGCCTCCCGATAAAAGCCTCCCCCCGCGGCAACGGGGGGAAAGGAGGATCTATGTCCCAAAAAAGTATACACCAGACTCGAGCCCTCGCCGCCTGGCGCCGGGCCCACCCTGAAGGCCTCGTGGGCCGGTTGCTGGACCTGCACCTGCACGATCCGGCAAAAGCGCGCACCCTGGCCTACTACGCCGATAAGTACGCCCTGCAGTTCGGCCAGGGCTATGGGCTTTTAGAAGACGTGGCGGCTTGGCCCAAGGAGGGCTCGATGTCCGCGCTAGAGGATACCCTGCGCCAAATGCTCGCCCCCGGGGTCTCCCTGGAGATCCGGCGTTATCCCGCGCTCTACCTGGTCAAGATTGTCAGCAACGGGGTCGCGCATCATTCCTACGAGGGAGACACGAGAATCGCGGCCCTGATCCACGCCGCCTATGGTGAACTGGAGCAGTACCTGCGGTTTGCGCTATTCAACGCGATCAACAATCAACCCGTCCGGTTGCTGGCCGACCGCGAACACCTCGTGCGCCTGGTAAACCTGCTGGAAAACCTCGAGGTCATGGGCCGGGGCTTAGCCGCTAGCATGGTGTTTGCGAAAAAGCTCGAGCCCCTGCTGCGTACCTACCTCGAGCGCTGCGGTGACAAGCTCGAGGTGCGCCGCCGCGAGGGGGCTTGGTGGGTCTCGAGCAAAGACCAGGGCAAAACCTTTTCAGCGGCCCTCGCCCGCATGGCCATCCGGCTGCTGTACTCCAAGCAGCAAGACCCCTGCCCGGTCTGCGGGGGACTCGGGCGGATCGATGATATCCCCTGCTGGAAATGCGACGGGGAGGATTGGTTGATATGACCAAAGAGGACTTCAAAAATCTTCCCGAGAAAGAGTTCTCCCTGGGCGAGCAGATCCGCGAAGTTGTCTATGAACTCGCCCTGCGGGAAAACGCCTACCCCCGCTTCATTGAGCGGGGGCAGCTCAAGCCTGCGGATGCCCAGCGCCACTATCAGGCGCTCAAGGCGGTTTTGAAGACGCTGCAAGGATTGGCTAATGGGCCTATGGCCCACCGGGAGTAGGGTCTATATGATGGCAATGTTTATCGCTTTGTGGCTTCTCACGGGCCTAGTGGTAGCTCGCCTGGCCCACCTCGAGGCTCGGCAGATAGGCGTGCGGATCGCCCCGCTGTGGTATGCGGGGCTGGTCTGCCTGGGTCCGGTGGTGGCTTTCGCCGCCTTACTGGCCGGGGAAGTCGAGTCGGTACTGAGGGAGATGGCATGAGCCCATTCGCCATCCTCACCGCCCCCCTCACCTGCGAGGAAATCGAGTGGAAGATCATCGCGGCTAAGAACGGGAGCACCACCATCGCCCCCTACATCGATGCCCGGGCGGTGATGGCCCGCTTCGACAAGGCCTTCGGGCCTATGGGCTGGCAGGTGGACTACACCCCGGCCCTGATCGGCAACGAGCAGGGGGTCATCGCGGCTATCGCGGTGCGAAACCCCGAGACCGGGGAATGGATAGTGAAAAAAGACGGCTCCGGGCCTACCGACATGGAGTCCTACAAAGGCAGCATCTCGGGGGCCTTGAAGCGGGCCGCTACGGTGTGGGGGATCGGGCGCGAACTGTACAGCTACCCCCGGGTA
This portion of the Meiothermus sp. Pnk-1 genome encodes:
- a CDS encoding zinc finger-like domain-containing protein; translated protein: MSQKSIHQTRALAAWRRAHPEGLVGRLLDLHLHDPAKARTLAYYADKYALQFGQGYGLLEDVAAWPKEGSMSALEDTLRQMLAPGVSLEIRRYPALYLVKIVSNGVAHHSYEGDTRIAALIHAAYGELEQYLRFALFNAINNQPVRLLADREHLVRLVNLLENLEVMGRGLAASMVFAKKLEPLLRTYLERCGDKLEVRRREGAWWVSSKDQGKTFSAALARMAIRLLYSKQQDPCPVCGGLGRIDDIPCWKCDGEDWLI
- a CDS encoding Rad52/Rad22 family DNA repair protein, with amino-acid sequence MSPFAILTAPLTCEEIEWKIIAAKNGSTTIAPYIDARAVMARFDKAFGPMGWQVDYTPALIGNEQGVIAAIAVRNPETGEWIVKKDGSGPTDMESYKGSISGALKRAATVWGIGRELYSYPRVIVEGEHKYIPFKVLDRLKGLPKAIAEGKPLPEVIRLTPEGESAKGR